In Methanooceanicella nereidis, one DNA window encodes the following:
- a CDS encoding HVO_2753 family zinc finger protein gives MTSNEVEYCVSCNVRLSGEGAVSFKCPSCGADMGRCGKCRQQSNAYVCKKCGFQGP, from the coding sequence ATGACATCAAATGAAGTAGAATATTGCGTCTCATGCAATGTACGCCTGAGCGGCGAAGGCGCAGTCTCGTTCAAGTGCCCCAGCTGCGGAGCAGATATGGGCAGGTGCGGCAAGTGCAGGCAACAGTCTAACGCTTACGTTTGCAAGAAGTGTGGTTTCCAGGGGCCGTGA
- the nadA gene encoding quinolinate synthase NadA — protein sequence MSLIDEILTLKKERNAVILAHNYQRGEVQDIADYTGDSLGLSKKAVEVDADVIVFCGVDFMGESAAILNPDKTVLLPRPEAGCPMADMITPLELQLFKKEHPDAAVVCYVNSSAAIKAESDVCCTSSNSIQVVNSLEEDEVIFVPDQNLANYTQRFTSKKIYPWHGFCPTHHQITAGDVLEAKAKHPGADVIVHPECRKEVIELADGAFSTDGMLKYARATSKDIIVGTEIGMIHRLKKENPGRNFYPISDFVVCPNMKVNTLETVRDSLRDMKTVIKVPEDIRIKAKRALDRMLEVGRGDR from the coding sequence ATGAGCCTTATAGATGAGATATTAACATTAAAAAAAGAGAGAAATGCCGTGATACTCGCCCATAACTACCAGAGGGGCGAAGTTCAGGACATCGCCGACTATACGGGAGATTCCCTTGGCCTGAGCAAGAAGGCCGTCGAAGTCGATGCCGATGTTATCGTTTTTTGCGGCGTGGACTTTATGGGAGAGTCCGCCGCTATACTTAATCCCGATAAGACCGTGCTGCTGCCAAGGCCTGAGGCAGGCTGCCCGATGGCGGATATGATAACCCCGCTTGAGCTGCAATTGTTCAAGAAAGAGCATCCTGACGCCGCAGTTGTCTGCTATGTGAACTCGTCCGCCGCGATAAAAGCGGAAAGCGATGTTTGCTGCACCTCCTCTAATTCGATACAGGTGGTGAACTCGCTGGAAGAGGACGAGGTCATTTTTGTCCCGGACCAGAACCTGGCAAACTATACCCAGAGGTTCACATCAAAGAAGATCTACCCCTGGCATGGTTTTTGCCCCACGCATCACCAGATAACCGCGGGCGATGTGCTCGAGGCAAAGGCAAAGCACCCCGGCGCCGATGTGATCGTGCATCCGGAATGCAGAAAAGAGGTCATCGAACTGGCCGACGGAGCGTTCTCGACGGACGGCATGCTAAAATATGCACGCGCCACGAGCAAGGATATAATAGTCGGTACTGAGATCGGCATGATCCATCGCCTTAAAAAGGAAAACCCCGGACGGAACTTTTACCCGATATCGGATTTCGTCGTCTGCCCCAACATGAAGGTCAACACCCTGGAAACGGTAAGGGACAGCCTGCGGGATATGAAAACGGTGATCAAAGTTCCGGAAGATATTCGCATTAAAGCGAAAAGAGCCCTAGATAGAATGTTAGAAGTTGGACGAGGAGACAGGTAA
- the hypD gene encoding hydrogenase formation protein HypD has protein sequence MPVDQEQIAKSLAAKIDKLAAGKDIKIMHVCGTHEYAITKSGIRSLLPPNVKVVMGPGCPVCVTPQAEIDAIVELAEQGKVICTYGDLLRVPGTKSSLYDTVGDIHIVQSISQSVDIARQNPSKEVVFMAVGFETTAPTTAAIVLDGPPENFSMIVSHRLVPPAMKWLMQQGEAKLHGFLLPGHVCTIAGSHDYEQFPVPQVIAGFEPLEILYGLYMLVKQVVEGRAEVENAYTRAVRCQGNQKALKMMEEVFDVCDIMWRGFPVIPDSGYKLKPQYEKFDALKKYNIELKEVKKETGCLCNEILRGIRDPTDCKLFGKACKPLKPVGACMVSSEGACRIWFTYGKAHKVVKE, from the coding sequence ATGCCCGTAGACCAGGAGCAAATAGCCAAAAGCCTTGCCGCGAAGATAGATAAGCTGGCGGCAGGGAAAGACATCAAGATCATGCACGTTTGCGGCACTCACGAGTATGCCATAACGAAGAGCGGCATAAGGTCGCTGCTGCCGCCTAACGTGAAAGTCGTCATGGGGCCGGGATGCCCTGTGTGCGTCACGCCGCAGGCAGAGATCGACGCCATAGTGGAGCTCGCAGAACAGGGAAAGGTGATCTGTACATATGGAGACCTTTTAAGAGTCCCGGGGACTAAATCGTCCTTATATGACACTGTAGGCGATATCCACATCGTGCAGAGCATATCTCAGTCGGTAGACATCGCCAGGCAGAACCCATCGAAAGAAGTAGTGTTCATGGCAGTAGGGTTCGAGACGACCGCCCCTACCACTGCGGCCATAGTCCTGGACGGCCCGCCCGAGAACTTTTCCATGATAGTATCGCACAGGCTTGTCCCTCCGGCGATGAAGTGGCTCATGCAGCAGGGAGAGGCAAAGCTTCACGGTTTCCTGCTTCCGGGACATGTCTGCACTATCGCGGGAAGCCATGATTATGAGCAGTTCCCGGTGCCTCAGGTCATCGCGGGATTCGAGCCGCTGGAAATACTTTACGGCCTGTACATGCTCGTAAAGCAAGTAGTCGAAGGGAGAGCCGAGGTCGAGAACGCATATACTCGTGCCGTCAGGTGCCAGGGTAACCAGAAGGCACTTAAGATGATGGAAGAGGTATTCGACGTCTGCGACATAATGTGGAGAGGATTCCCGGTCATACCGGACTCCGGCTACAAGCTAAAGCCCCAGTATGAGAAGTTTGACGCCCTTAAAAAGTACAACATCGAGCTTAAAGAGGTAAAGAAAGAGACCGGATGCCTCTGTAACGAGATCCTGCGCGGAATAAGGGACCCGACAGACTGCAAGCTTTTCGGTAAGGCATGTAAGCCCCTTAAGCCAGTGGGTGCATGCATGGTGTCCTCTGAAGGCGCATGCAGGATATGGTTCACCTACGGTAAGGCGCATAAAGTAGTGAAGGAGTAA
- a CDS encoding SdrD B-like domain-containing protein — MPDISRILKSMPVLFFIVIAIAGIIMPLASSQLSRPHAVYGYVTVNGEPTDGISVSGGGMTATTFSNGYYQLNLAEGATIQVVAGYDGHVASSDTFTTSGDRTRRDLNILTTGTDPAPTPVPSPTSTPDPAQYPAITPTPTSTPTPAPTLTPTSTPTPTPTPTPAPTPTPTPTPTPTLTPTPTPTPTPTPTSIPSNNPMQSPDCELKVLVYVDGNKDHGFDVNETRMANVSIRLYDDREHLLGLNFTDHNGFYKFTGLYPGTYMLAEDIPGNYYNTTPAIRTIYLDPGSVHGVCFGNAANDSQR, encoded by the coding sequence ATGCCCGATATTAGCAGAATATTAAAATCGATGCCGGTATTATTCTTTATCGTTATAGCGATAGCCGGCATTATAATGCCCCTTGCATCATCGCAATTATCCCGGCCTCATGCCGTCTATGGTTACGTGACGGTGAATGGGGAACCCACTGACGGCATATCGGTATCAGGTGGAGGCATGACTGCGACAACATTCTCTAACGGATATTACCAGCTAAACCTCGCCGAAGGAGCTACTATACAGGTAGTCGCCGGGTATGACGGTCATGTCGCATCCTCGGATACATTCACAACGTCCGGGGATAGGACGCGCAGGGACTTAAATATTCTAACGACAGGCACGGATCCTGCTCCTACGCCTGTTCCCTCGCCGACATCAACTCCGGACCCCGCTCAATATCCTGCGATAACGCCAACGCCAACTTCTACTCCGACTCCCGCTCCGACTCTGACCCCGACTTCTACTCCAACGCCCACTCCAACACCTACACCCGCTCCGACTCCTACTCCTACTCCTACTCCTACTCCGACTCTGACTCCTACTCCTACTCCTACTCCTACTCCCACTCCGACCTCCATCCCATCTAATAATCCTATGCAATCGCCCGATTGTGAACTGAAGGTACTGGTATATGTTGATGGCAACAAAGATCACGGGTTCGATGTAAATGAAACGCGCATGGCGAACGTATCCATAAGGCTGTATGATGATAGGGAACATCTTCTGGGATTGAACTTTACAGACCATAACGGGTTTTATAAATTCACGGGCCTTTACCCGGGAACATATATGCTCGCCGAAGACATTCCCGGGAACTATTATAATACGACTCCGGCCATAAGGACGATCTACCTTGATCCCGGCTCGGTTCATGGCGTATGTTTCGGAAATGCTGCCAATGATAGTCAAAGATAA
- a CDS encoding stage II sporulation protein M — MALNIKIPGFRDFLNYVYDIRMFIFASIIIFMFFAVIGYAVSVTSPGFTEELVSGFEEQVSPMKELTPLGLMWGIFVNNAVKCFLVLVFGIFFGIAPILFMIANGFGIGIVVGATALEKGLLFVTVGILPHGIIELTMVFIATAMGLKLGYALVGLIMKRDVDILEEVKKAFLIFIFWVAPLLFVAAFVETFITGTLLYLIFGGV, encoded by the coding sequence ATGGCATTAAATATCAAGATACCGGGGTTCAGGGACTTCCTGAACTATGTCTATGACATAAGGATGTTCATATTCGCGTCGATCATTATCTTCATGTTCTTCGCGGTGATAGGTTACGCTGTTTCGGTAACATCGCCGGGATTCACGGAAGAGTTAGTTTCCGGTTTCGAAGAGCAGGTCTCCCCCATGAAAGAGCTTACGCCTCTGGGATTGATGTGGGGGATATTCGTGAACAACGCCGTTAAATGTTTCCTGGTGCTGGTGTTCGGCATCTTTTTCGGCATAGCGCCCATACTGTTCATGATCGCTAACGGGTTCGGTATCGGCATCGTGGTGGGAGCCACCGCGCTGGAAAAAGGGCTGTTATTCGTCACCGTAGGCATATTACCGCACGGCATCATCGAACTGACGATGGTATTTATCGCGACAGCGATGGGCCTTAAGCTGGGATATGCCCTCGTGGGCTTGATCATGAAGCGCGACGTGGACATCCTGGAGGAGGTAAAGAAGGCTTTCCTCATATTCATTTTCTGGGTAGCGCCGTTACTTTTCGTGGCGGCCTTCGTCGAGACGTTCATAACCGGGACTCTTTTATACCTGATATTTGGCGGCGTATAA
- a CDS encoding DUF63 family protein, with protein sequence MKNLEFDIGSFINRYYIDPILYGDGYNIVNTLTYALILGISLFAILKLMAILKVNIDERLVFATSPYILLGASLRVVEDVKILTPPLSYMFITPLVYFLAFFITAGLLITFIVMERKGIIKDYAKPFFAAGVAGIVLILGILSTKEANAWWWVPIVIFSLAFTFTGIVYLIARHFKLEFLTMPLNVAILFAHMFDASSTFTAIDIITGFAEKHVVPLFFIGFTNTAFVMYALKLAVFIPVIYIIEKYFYDDKQMYYMLKFALLVLGFGPGIRNTLELTFI encoded by the coding sequence GTGAAAAACTTGGAATTTGACATTGGCTCTTTCATCAACCGGTACTATATCGACCCTATTCTATATGGTGACGGTTATAATATAGTTAATACTCTTACCTATGCTTTAATCCTAGGTATTAGCCTTTTTGCGATATTAAAGTTAATGGCGATACTTAAGGTCAACATAGATGAACGATTAGTTTTCGCTACATCCCCCTATATACTTTTAGGAGCCTCACTCCGTGTCGTTGAAGATGTTAAGATTTTGACTCCGCCACTGAGCTATATGTTCATCACGCCACTCGTATACTTCCTGGCGTTCTTTATCACCGCGGGATTGCTTATCACTTTCATAGTGATGGAAAGGAAAGGCATAATAAAGGACTACGCAAAGCCTTTCTTCGCCGCGGGTGTCGCAGGCATCGTGCTGATACTAGGCATACTATCCACAAAAGAAGCGAACGCCTGGTGGTGGGTCCCGATAGTCATATTCTCGCTCGCGTTCACGTTTACAGGTATCGTATACCTCATAGCCAGGCACTTTAAGCTTGAGTTCCTGACCATGCCGCTGAACGTAGCCATCCTGTTCGCCCACATGTTCGACGCCTCGTCCACGTTCACCGCGATAGATATCATTACCGGGTTTGCGGAGAAGCACGTCGTGCCGCTATTCTTCATAGGGTTTACGAATACCGCGTTTGTGATGTACGCTCTAAAGCTGGCGGTATTCATACCAGTGATATATATAATTGAAAAATATTTTTATGATGATAAACAAATGTACTATATGCTTAAGTTCGCGCTGCTCGTGCTGGGCTTCGGCCCGGGCATCAGGAACACGCTCGAGCTTACGTTCATATAG
- a CDS encoding lectin like domain-containing protein, protein MAPINPDLVNYQNNIESQGLTADTKQPGLIGLTPPLVDLSHLTGMQISSPATYPSYFDLRDLGRVTSVGDQKTAGSCWAYASLASLESTLLPEENWNFSENNVKNLLSRNYTWGFDRDANRGGTHFLSTAYLARWTGPVKEVEDPYDPNGWLSPQDIPESKHVQDVLFIPDMADALDLDNIKWAVYNYGGIYTTMYIDVNLLLPYYNISAHSYYYDGRENRNYGNHAVIIVGWDDSYSKNNFRIIPPGDGAFIVKNSFGAGWGEGGFVYISYYDTYIGTENALFLGEPADNYDNIYQYDPLGWTCPVGYEVSGGGMGYSSDTAWFANVFTADPNPPLREQIAAVSFYTPQVNSEYEIYVFRGPELEASNGIPEVTGHSAEKSGTITAPGYHTIKLDSPIPLASGEEFSIVVKLWTPDYYYPIAVERRITTAEIPDGYSSKATADPGQSYISPDGSDWTDLTDHSGYEEANVCLKAFTEYSAVQVGKLQYSSSAYAVNESDHNATITVVRTDGSSGKVSVQYATTTGTATSNSDYIPASGTLYFGNGETSKSFNVTIVDDNKKEDSETIGLTLSDPSGGAVLGLKEATITINDNDGLQPHIVYGYISYGGTPVNGAIVNGGGASTVTSHNPDTGLDGFYQLNVLKDMTMQVVATYDGKTAMSNNFTTTGDKTRVDLNIIKDSRFNISMKSGWNMISIPLENNTIWASNLSGTGVSSVASYNRTTGSYDMFLVGISPPQYDINLKTDHGYFLYCDRDTWLNVTGKLPAGRSIDIYPDWNMIGWSNMTGSNAQAVCQGLTDHQTIARYNTSKASFDIYLEGISPPEFNFNVVPGEGYFVYSEASAVKKLIF, encoded by the coding sequence ATGGCACCTATCAACCCTGATCTGGTAAACTATCAAAACAATATCGAATCACAGGGACTGACCGCTGATACGAAACAACCGGGACTTATCGGGCTGACACCGCCTCTTGTAGACTTGAGCCATTTGACAGGCATGCAGATCTCGTCTCCGGCAACATATCCGTCTTATTTTGATCTACGTGATCTCGGGAGAGTCACCAGCGTTGGCGATCAGAAGACTGCAGGGAGCTGCTGGGCATATGCGAGCCTTGCATCGCTTGAGTCCACGCTACTGCCGGAAGAGAACTGGAATTTCTCCGAGAATAACGTAAAAAACCTGCTCTCAAGGAACTACACATGGGGATTTGATCGCGATGCTAACAGAGGAGGAACTCATTTTTTATCAACGGCATATTTAGCCAGATGGACAGGCCCTGTAAAAGAAGTCGAGGATCCTTATGACCCAAATGGATGGTTATCCCCGCAGGACATACCTGAAAGTAAACACGTCCAGGACGTTCTTTTCATACCGGATATGGCGGATGCCCTGGACCTGGACAATATCAAATGGGCCGTGTATAATTATGGGGGGATCTATACCACAATGTACATTGACGTTAACCTGTTACTCCCATATTACAATATATCGGCACACTCATACTATTACGACGGCAGAGAAAACCGGAACTACGGGAACCATGCAGTCATCATAGTAGGATGGGATGATTCGTATAGCAAGAATAATTTTAGGATCATTCCCCCGGGAGACGGCGCTTTCATAGTTAAGAACAGCTTCGGAGCCGGCTGGGGGGAGGGCGGCTTTGTATACATTTCATATTATGATACATATATCGGGACTGAAAATGCACTATTCCTCGGCGAGCCGGCAGATAATTACGATAATATCTACCAGTACGATCCTTTAGGCTGGACATGCCCTGTAGGCTATGAAGTATCCGGCGGCGGCATGGGATATAGCTCCGATACTGCCTGGTTCGCAAATGTTTTCACAGCAGACCCGAACCCGCCTTTAAGAGAGCAGATAGCTGCCGTTAGCTTTTACACTCCTCAGGTGAATAGCGAATATGAAATATATGTATTCCGCGGACCGGAATTAGAGGCCTCTAATGGCATACCGGAAGTTACCGGTCATTCCGCAGAAAAATCGGGTACCATTACTGCACCGGGATACCATACGATAAAACTCGATTCACCGATACCGCTGGCATCCGGCGAGGAATTTTCGATCGTGGTAAAACTTTGGACTCCTGACTATTACTATCCGATAGCGGTAGAGCGCAGGATCACAACCGCCGAGATCCCTGACGGGTACAGCAGTAAAGCGACTGCCGACCCGGGGCAAAGCTACATAAGCCCGGATGGAAGCGACTGGACAGACCTTACAGATCACAGCGGTTATGAAGAGGCTAATGTATGCCTTAAAGCCTTTACAGAATATTCCGCCGTCCAGGTCGGAAAACTACAGTACAGCTCATCGGCTTACGCTGTAAACGAATCCGATCACAATGCGACGATCACTGTAGTGCGGACCGATGGCAGCAGCGGCAAGGTTTCGGTACAGTATGCTACTACGACCGGAACGGCGACCTCGAACTCTGATTATATTCCTGCAAGCGGAACATTGTACTTCGGGAACGGCGAAACGTCAAAAAGTTTTAACGTAACTATCGTCGATGACAATAAAAAAGAAGACAGCGAAACAATAGGACTGACTTTAAGCGATCCCTCCGGAGGAGCGGTTTTAGGGTTAAAAGAAGCTACCATTACTATCAATGACAATGACGGTTTGCAGCCTCATATCGTATATGGCTATATATCTTATGGGGGTACACCGGTGAACGGGGCCATAGTGAACGGGGGAGGCGCCAGTACGGTCACCTCGCATAACCCCGATACAGGTCTTGACGGGTTTTACCAGCTTAATGTGTTAAAGGACATGACCATGCAGGTAGTCGCGACCTACGACGGAAAAACTGCAATGTCAAATAATTTCACGACGACAGGCGATAAGACCCGCGTCGATCTAAATATCATAAAGGATAGCAGGTTTAACATTTCGATGAAGTCCGGCTGGAACATGATCTCCATTCCTCTCGAGAACAATACCATATGGGCAAGTAATTTATCCGGGACCGGTGTAAGCAGCGTAGCGTCGTATAACCGTACGACCGGTTCGTACGACATGTTTCTGGTAGGTATCAGCCCTCCTCAGTACGATATTAATTTGAAGACCGATCACGGGTATTTCCTGTATTGCGACAGGGATACATGGCTGAATGTCACAGGCAAATTACCGGCAGGCAGGAGTATAGACATCTATCCGGACTGGAACATGATCGGCTGGAGCAATATGACCGGTTCGAACGCGCAGGCTGTCTGTCAGGGTCTCACCGATCATCAGACCATCGCAAGATACAATACCAGTAAGGCCTCGTTTGATATTTATCTTGAAGGGATAAGCCCGCCGGAGTTTAATTTTAATGTTGTGCCAGGAGAAGGTTACTTCGTATACTCGGAAGCGTCTGCGGTTAAAAAATTAATATTTTAG
- a CDS encoding Calx-beta domain-containing protein — protein sequence MFSLQSGKATFALLIAFIIIVSVTAPNAISIDIPHAIVGVISVNGVPTNGITVTAYISGESPVSSVTQYNPTMSTDGFYQLSVGKNKDVYVEASYNGHSVASDTFKANGVMTTVDLNIIIETHPGQLEFSSASYSVNEGDGSAIITVKRVSGSDGTVTVGCLTSDGTAFMGSDYTYWSGTLTFADGEISKTFSVNIHDDSDDEVDETVNLALSNPTGGAILGLSNAVLTIIDNDEFIPTPTPTPTPTPTPTPTPTPTPTPTPTPTPTPTPTPTPTPTPTPTPTPTPTPTPTPTPTPTPTPTPTPTPTPTPTPTPTPTPTPTPTPTPTPTPTPTPTPTPTPTPTPTPTPTPTPTPTPTPTPTPTPTPTPTPTPTPTPTPTPTPTPTPTPTPTPTPTINPITTPTPTPKPTCTYKPTCTPTPVPTCTYKPTCTPVPTCTTYGQCPSDSIPECTTVDEADCMNTPLATDSEYVCDLDMQEGPMDSVE from the coding sequence ATGTTTAGCTTACAAAGTGGAAAAGCCACGTTTGCTCTATTGATCGCATTTATCATTATAGTCAGCGTAACAGCACCAAATGCGATATCCATAGATATACCTCATGCCATCGTAGGGGTAATATCTGTAAATGGCGTGCCTACAAATGGTATAACGGTGACAGCATATATTTCCGGCGAAAGCCCCGTATCCTCAGTGACTCAATATAATCCGACGATGAGCACGGACGGATTTTATCAACTATCAGTAGGAAAAAATAAAGATGTATATGTCGAAGCCTCTTATAATGGTCATTCTGTAGCATCTGACACTTTCAAGGCAAATGGCGTAATGACCACGGTCGACCTTAATATAATAATCGAAACACATCCGGGGCAACTGGAATTCAGTTCGGCGTCCTATTCTGTGAATGAGGGCGACGGTAGTGCCATTATCACTGTGAAGCGTGTAAGCGGGAGTGACGGTACCGTTACCGTAGGCTGTTTAACTAGCGACGGTACTGCTTTTATGGGCTCCGATTATACTTACTGGAGCGGTACTCTGACTTTCGCTGATGGCGAGATAAGTAAGACCTTCAGCGTGAATATTCATGACGACTCTGACGATGAGGTCGATGAAACTGTTAACCTCGCTTTGAGTAATCCGACCGGGGGCGCAATTTTAGGTCTTAGTAACGCCGTCCTGACTATTATTGACAACGACGAGTTTATACCGACTCCGACTCCGACGCCGACTCCAACACCGACTCCAACACCGACGCCAACACCAACTCCGACTCCAACACCAACTCCGACTCCAACACCGACACCGACTCCAACACCGACACCGACTCCAACTCCGACTCCAACACCGACACCGACTCCAACACCGACACCGACGCCAACACCGACACCGACTCCAACACCGACTCCAACACCAACACCGACGCCAACACCAACACCGACGCCAACACCGACACCGACTCCAACACCGACACCGACGCCAACACCGACGCCGACGCCAACACCAACACCGACTCCAACACCGACACCGACGCCAACACCGACACCAACTCCAACACCGACGCCAACACCAACACCGACGCCAACACCAACACCGACGCCAACACCAACACCGACGCCAACACCAACACCGACGCCAACACCGACACCAACTCCGACTCCGACGCCAACTCCGACGCCTACTATAAACCCGATAACTACGCCAACTCCAACACCAAAGCCCACCTGTACATATAAGCCAACATGTACTCCGACTCCGGTTCCAACATGTACATATAAGCCTACATGCACTCCGGTTCCAACTTGCACAACGTATGGTCAATGTCCTTCCGATAGTATACCAGAATGTACTACGGTAGATGAGGCAGATTGTATGAATACGCCTCTAGCGACAGATTCGGAGTATGTTTGTGACCTGGACATGCAGGAAGGTCCCATGGACTCTGTAGAATAG
- a CDS encoding elongation factor 1-beta codes for MGSVAAKMRIMPDSADRDLAGMQEKLKAALPAGAELQGFELKPIAFGLKAIMATVLVGDDVGGTEAVEETWSKVEGVESITVEEVGRII; via the coding sequence ATGGGAAGCGTCGCAGCCAAAATGAGGATAATGCCCGACAGCGCAGACCGCGACCTTGCCGGCATGCAGGAGAAGCTCAAGGCAGCTCTTCCCGCAGGCGCCGAACTCCAGGGCTTTGAGCTTAAGCCCATAGCATTCGGCTTAAAGGCGATAATGGCGACCGTGCTCGTAGGCGATGACGTCGGCGGGACCGAGGCAGTCGAAGAGACCTGGTCCAAAGTCGAGGGCGTCGAGAGCATAACCGTCGAAGAAGTCGGCAGGATCATCTAA